A single genomic interval of Granulicella tundricola MP5ACTX9 harbors:
- a CDS encoding transglutaminase family protein has protein sequence MFYSIRHLTKFLYDKPVSESMMETRMHPRSDQNQRCLTFHLSVSPRCRVFSYRDHLANHVHHFDIPGAHPQLVIVAESLVEVQPSIEIPSFLAPDAWRDLDTMIHEGDYWEFLYPSEFAIATPLLDDLAKSLDVRRRDDPLMLLHDLNRQLYEYFGYKPKSTKVDSPIDVALESRQGVCQDFAHIMITLVRDKLKMPCRYVSGYLAHRATDPNHSLDSDRSAQSASATHAWVEVLMPHFGWVGFDPTNCLVAGDRHIRTAIGRDYADVPPTHGMFRGRANSELTVAVRVTPSEGTPPLDQDLPVPEDWSILVERAQALPEIPPPLTRQQQMAQQQQQ, from the coding sequence ATGTTCTATTCAATCCGCCACCTGACCAAGTTCCTCTACGACAAGCCGGTCAGCGAGAGCATGATGGAAACCCGCATGCACCCGCGCAGCGACCAGAACCAGCGCTGCCTCACCTTCCATCTCTCCGTCAGCCCCCGCTGCCGCGTCTTCTCTTACCGCGATCACCTCGCCAACCACGTCCACCACTTCGACATCCCCGGCGCCCATCCGCAACTCGTCATCGTCGCCGAGTCCCTCGTCGAGGTCCAGCCCTCCATCGAAATCCCCTCCTTCCTCGCACCCGACGCCTGGCGCGATCTCGACACCATGATTCACGAGGGCGACTACTGGGAGTTCCTCTACCCCAGCGAGTTCGCCATCGCCACCCCGCTCCTCGACGACCTCGCCAAGTCCCTCGACGTCCGCCGCCGCGACGACCCCCTCATGCTCCTGCATGACCTCAACCGCCAGCTCTACGAGTACTTCGGCTACAAGCCCAAGTCCACCAAGGTCGACTCCCCCATCGACGTCGCCCTCGAGTCCCGCCAGGGCGTCTGCCAGGACTTCGCCCACATCATGATCACCCTCGTCCGCGACAAGCTCAAGATGCCCTGCCGTTACGTCAGCGGCTACCTCGCCCACCGCGCCACGGACCCGAACCACTCTTTAGATTCAGACCGCTCCGCACAGTCCGCCTCCGCCACCCACGCCTGGGTTGAAGTCCTCATGCCCCACTTCGGCTGGGTCGGCTTCGATCCCACCAACTGCCTCGTCGCCGGCGACCGCCACATCCGCACCGCCATCGGCCGCGACTACGCCGACGTCCCCCCCACCCACGGCATGTTCCGCGGCCGTGCCAACAGTGAACTCACCGTAGCCGTCCGCGTCACCCCCAGCGAGGGCACCCCACCCCTCGACCAGGACCTCCCCGTCCCCGAAGACTGGTCCATCCTCGTAGAGCGCGCCCAAGCCCTCCCGGAAATCCCCCCACCCCTTACCCGCCAACAACAAATGGCCCAGCAACAACAGCAGTAA
- a CDS encoding CocE/NonD family hydrolase: protein MRLPLTALLLLTPIAFAQGRRAPMSPEETQALIAKRQSIEKQLEDIAVIDRKVMVPMRDGIHVATDIYRPKDTTKTYPIIFSRTPYNFNFWDVRLGTYRDMSQELDAVKRGYVLIEMNERGHFFSEGNYDILGAPLTDADDQFNWMGTQPWSNGKVGLIGCSSTAEWQMAAASLGNKHLTTIIPQSFGAGVGKVGPYNEQGNWYRGGAVQMLFIDWLAGEQNQIRPNFPPGTSQADLIQGSKLFDLSISPPPVDWAKAFEHLPEKDIISAAGGPKGIFSDKMPNTTGGAMIERTPNDPAWRKGGLWQSDTMPINVPGFWFMTWYDVSIGPNLAAYNFVRSTAKGEAANQQYAVIAPTLHCGYTRATEHTVVGERDMGDARLDWGAMTYAWFDHFLKGEDNKFLEKTPKVQYYTMGLNKWQHSETWPPEGAKPVTLTLASAGHANTLHGDGKLIFPISVPVRRSVPTPDVPDHFTYDPMHPTPSYGGNVCCAANTIPGMGGALDQRKMEERDDILVYTSDPLTEPMELSGPITATLYVSSDVKDTDVTVKLIDVDAEGKAYNLDETIQRLRYREGDDKMVWMEKDKVYKVTLTPMNTSNLFPAGHRIRLEVAGSNFPRFDRNLNTGGNNYDETTAVTAHTAIHHSTQYPSTITVTVAKH from the coding sequence ATGCGCCTCCCCCTCACCGCCCTCCTCCTCCTCACCCCCATCGCCTTCGCTCAAGGCCGCCGTGCCCCCATGTCCCCCGAAGAAACCCAGGCCCTCATCGCCAAGCGCCAATCCATAGAAAAACAGCTCGAAGACATAGCCGTCATCGACCGCAAAGTCATGGTCCCCATGCGTGACGGCATCCACGTAGCCACCGACATCTACCGCCCCAAAGACACCACCAAAACCTACCCCATCATCTTCAGCCGCACCCCCTACAACTTCAACTTCTGGGACGTAAGGCTCGGCACCTACCGCGACATGAGCCAGGAGCTCGACGCCGTCAAGCGCGGCTACGTCCTCATTGAAATGAACGAGCGCGGCCACTTCTTCTCCGAAGGCAACTACGACATCCTCGGCGCGCCCCTCACGGACGCCGACGATCAGTTCAACTGGATGGGCACCCAGCCCTGGTCGAACGGCAAGGTCGGCCTCATCGGCTGCTCCTCAACAGCAGAGTGGCAGATGGCCGCCGCATCCCTCGGCAACAAGCACCTCACCACCATCATCCCGCAATCCTTCGGCGCGGGAGTAGGCAAGGTAGGCCCATACAACGAGCAGGGCAACTGGTATCGCGGCGGCGCGGTCCAGATGCTCTTCATCGACTGGCTCGCCGGCGAACAAAACCAGATCCGCCCCAACTTCCCTCCCGGAACCTCCCAGGCCGATCTCATCCAGGGCTCCAAACTCTTCGACCTCTCCATCAGCCCCCCACCCGTAGACTGGGCCAAAGCCTTCGAGCATCTCCCTGAAAAGGACATCATCTCCGCAGCCGGCGGCCCCAAAGGCATCTTCTCCGACAAGATGCCCAACACCACCGGCGGAGCCATGATCGAGCGCACCCCAAACGACCCAGCCTGGCGCAAAGGCGGTCTCTGGCAGTCCGACACCATGCCCATCAACGTCCCCGGCTTCTGGTTCATGACCTGGTACGACGTCTCCATCGGCCCCAACCTCGCCGCCTATAACTTCGTCCGCAGCACCGCTAAGGGCGAAGCCGCCAACCAGCAGTACGCCGTCATCGCCCCCACCCTGCACTGCGGCTACACCCGCGCCACCGAGCACACCGTCGTCGGCGAGCGCGACATGGGCGACGCACGCCTCGACTGGGGCGCCATGACCTACGCCTGGTTCGATCACTTCCTCAAGGGCGAAGACAACAAGTTCCTTGAGAAGACCCCCAAGGTCCAGTACTACACCATGGGCCTCAACAAGTGGCAGCACTCCGAAACCTGGCCCCCTGAGGGCGCAAAGCCCGTCACCCTCACGCTCGCCAGCGCAGGCCACGCCAACACCCTCCACGGCGATGGCAAGCTCATCTTCCCCATCAGCGTCCCCGTCCGCCGCTCCGTCCCCACCCCTGACGTCCCAGATCACTTCACCTACGACCCCATGCACCCCACCCCAAGCTACGGCGGCAACGTCTGCTGCGCCGCCAACACCATCCCCGGCATGGGCGGCGCGCTCGACCAGCGCAAGATGGAGGAGCGTGACGACATCCTCGTCTACACCTCAGACCCGTTGACGGAGCCAATGGAACTCTCCGGCCCCATCACCGCCACCCTCTACGTCTCCTCAGACGTCAAGGACACCGACGTCACCGTCAAGCTCATCGACGTAGACGCCGAAGGCAAGGCCTACAACCTCGACGAAACCATCCAACGCCTCCGGTACCGTGAAGGCGACGACAAGATGGTCTGGATGGAAAAGGACAAGGTCTACAAGGTCACCCTCACCCCCATGAATACCAGCAACCTCTTCCCCGCCGGCCACCGCATCCGCCTCGAAGTAGCGGGCTCCAACTTCCCCCGCTTCGACCGCAACCTCAACACCGGCGGCAACAACTACGACGAAACCACCGCCGTCACCGCCCACACCGCAATCCACCACAGCACCCAATACCCCAGCACCATCACGGTCACCGTCGCAAAGCACTAA
- a CDS encoding NYN domain-containing protein: protein MQRNAVFVDAGYLYSQSAVSLTGANAARPSLRLDEAELINQLKSLALNLSAGAQLLRIYWYDGAKNGMTAEQLVLADMADVKVRLGSINSAGQQKGVDSLLVTDLIDLARNQAISDAVIVTGDGDMRVAVQIAQSFGVRVHLVGLEPSSASQSQLLRQEADTVHEIPKIDVAKFMKHYGALAAIPAVPVAAKQPVEVSLTFENAVARSIHDILSQVSLDEMERLRGLVASNPSIPAQYDRPILGTCRHLISRDLTDSERRTMRKAAVQFIQGTAD from the coding sequence ATGCAAAGAAATGCAGTGTTTGTCGACGCAGGATATTTGTATTCACAGTCTGCGGTGAGCTTGACGGGTGCCAACGCGGCTCGACCTTCCCTTCGGCTCGACGAAGCTGAGTTGATCAATCAGCTCAAGTCCTTGGCGTTGAACCTGAGTGCGGGAGCTCAACTTCTGCGGATTTACTGGTATGACGGGGCCAAGAATGGAATGACCGCGGAGCAGTTGGTTCTTGCGGATATGGCCGACGTCAAGGTGCGCCTTGGGTCTATCAATAGTGCCGGACAGCAGAAGGGTGTCGATTCGCTATTGGTTACCGATCTTATTGATCTGGCAAGAAACCAGGCGATCTCCGATGCTGTGATCGTTACGGGGGATGGCGATATGCGCGTGGCTGTGCAGATCGCACAGAGTTTTGGCGTGAGAGTTCACCTGGTTGGTCTCGAGCCCAGCAGTGCTTCTCAATCTCAGTTGCTTCGGCAGGAAGCCGACACAGTTCATGAAATACCAAAGATTGACGTGGCTAAGTTCATGAAGCATTACGGTGCGTTAGCAGCTATCCCAGCAGTTCCAGTTGCAGCGAAGCAACCTGTAGAAGTTTCGCTTACATTCGAAAACGCAGTGGCACGTTCAATCCACGACATCTTATCTCAAGTCTCGTTGGACGAGATGGAGCGGCTTCGTGGGTTGGTCGCTTCTAATCCATCTATTCCGGCGCAATATGATCGGCCAATCCTTGGGACCTGCCGTCACTTGATTAGCCGGGACTTAACGGACTCCGAAAGACGAACCATGCGTAAGGCAGCAGTGCAGTTTATCCAAGGAACTGCTGATTGA
- a CDS encoding SDR family oxidoreductase, protein MSTYPPNQDSSASTTERLQTRRSEPAVNQVPRKILVLGATSGIAEATCRIWAQQGASLFLVGRNQQKLDAVAADLKTRGASYVDTAVADLDDTSSHPALLAHAINSLTGMDIAYLAHGVLGDQTEAEQNFEVAAQILHTNLMSAVSLLTWLANFCVQRHAGTLAVLSSVAGDRGRKSNYVYGASKAGLSAFLAGLRNRVDREGVHVITIKPGPTRTAMTASMPGSEKFADVNKVAATIVKAIDNGTDNLYVPFQWQPIMFIIRHIPERVFKKLNL, encoded by the coding sequence ATGAGCACCTATCCCCCGAATCAAGATTCCTCCGCTTCTACGACTGAACGTTTGCAGACCCGCCGTTCCGAACCTGCAGTGAACCAGGTGCCGCGCAAGATCCTGGTGCTGGGCGCGACTTCAGGGATCGCTGAGGCGACGTGCCGGATCTGGGCGCAGCAGGGTGCGAGCCTGTTTCTGGTCGGGCGCAATCAGCAGAAGCTGGATGCTGTCGCGGCAGATCTGAAAACGCGCGGTGCGAGCTATGTGGACACGGCTGTCGCGGATCTGGATGACACGTCCAGCCATCCGGCACTGCTGGCGCATGCGATCAACTCGCTGACCGGCATGGATATTGCGTATCTGGCGCATGGCGTTCTGGGCGACCAGACCGAGGCTGAGCAGAACTTTGAGGTTGCGGCGCAGATTCTGCATACGAACCTGATGTCCGCGGTGTCGCTGCTGACGTGGCTGGCAAACTTCTGCGTGCAGCGTCATGCGGGCACGCTGGCGGTGCTGTCTTCGGTTGCGGGCGATCGTGGCCGCAAGTCGAACTACGTTTATGGCGCTTCGAAGGCTGGCTTGAGCGCATTCCTGGCGGGGCTGCGTAATCGGGTGGATCGCGAGGGTGTGCACGTCATCACGATTAAGCCGGGTCCGACCCGGACGGCGATGACCGCTTCCATGCCTGGGTCTGAAAAGTTTGCGGACGTTAACAAGGTGGCGGCTACGATTGTGAAGGCGATCGACAATGGGACGGACAATCTTTATGTGCCGTTCCAGTGGCAGCCGATCATGTTCATCATCCGGCATATCCCGGAGCGGGTGTTCAAGAAGTTGAACCTTTGA